A genome region from Acipenser ruthenus chromosome 29, fAciRut3.2 maternal haplotype, whole genome shotgun sequence includes the following:
- the LOC117428903 gene encoding ATP synthase F(0) complex subunit B1, mitochondrial yields the protein MLSRLVFVSAPVLKSTAPLGAGLVQASRSVHTSQQSLAPVPALPEKGGKVRYGLIPEEIFQFLYPKTGVTGPYVLGTGLLTYLLSKEIYVINHETFAAASIGIVIVYGIKKFGPSVAAFADKLNDEKVSKVREVKELAVSNLQQAIEDEKKEQWRAEGRQNLFDAKRNNVAMLLEINYRERLHMVTNEVKKRLDYQIALQNLQRRMEQEHLVSWVEKSVVKSITPQQEKESIAKCITDLKMLAKIEQARPTV from the exons ATGCTGTCCAGATTGGTCTTCGTTTCAG CTCCTGTCCTGAAGAGCACGGCCCCTCTTGGTGCTGG TCTGGTACAGGCATCCCGGTCAGTCCACACCAGCCAGCAGAGTCTGGCTCCAGTCCCCGCGCTGCCCGAGAAAGGAGGCAAAGTGCGCTACGGCTTGATTCCTGAGGAGATCTTCCAGTTTCTGTACCCCAAAACTGGTGTCACAG GCCCCTACGTGCTGGGAACAGGTCTCCTGACGTACCTGCTGTCGAAGGAAATCTACGTGATTAACCATGAAACGTTTGCTGCTGCGTCCATCGGTATCGTCATCGTTTATGGGATCAAGAAGTTCGGACCCAGTGTGGCCGCGTTCGCTGACAAACTGAACGAC GAGAAAGTATCCAAGGTGCGAGAAGTGAAAGAGCTGGCAGTCAGCAACCTGCAGCAAGCCATTGAAGATGAGAAGAAGGAGCAGTGGAGAGCCGAGGGCAGGCAGAACCTGTTCGATGCTAAGAGG AACAACGTGGCCATGCTGCTGGAGATCAACTACAGAGAGAGGCTGCACATGGTGACCAACGAGGTGAAGAAGCGCCTGGACTACCAGATCGCACTTCAGAACCTGCAGAGACGCATGGAGCAGGAGCACCTGGTCAGCTGGGTGGAGAAAAGTGTGGTGAAGAGCATCACGCCTCAGCAG GAGAAGGAGAGCATTGCCAAGTGCATCACTGATCTGAAAATGTTAGCCAAGATAGAACAGGCGCGGCCCACTGTCTAA
- the LOC117425688 gene encoding epidermal growth factor receptor kinase substrate 8, whose translation MYRDQYHSDDTGGYSQSNGYSPDGPVAQRSGGISRPSAKTIYQQRKEYAESMLKQPDNFQYRVEHLFTCGLDQKEVRSVDDCIARLKLLDAKGRVWGQDMILQVKDGSLQLTDIETKEELESFSLDSVQECTAVLQSCVYNSILTVTVRERSRRGRSVFLFQCEEVGAEHIQSDMEKLLQEKRDGRGDQDNIRNNLESMLAQPAPGRFQGKPLPPPQPENRWSGPDQSIPSWDGLDYDEFPNFDQHPPREEERKREEPEIDMVKSQRNMEILNHVLSDVELFTQQLNEGVAAQSTGKKDKKSKKKSKKEKGAAGLPSLQEFASCLQKMKYGFNLLGKLDGRIQNPSASDLVHVLFPALSFIMSHCPEPDLPASILSPLLIQPALELLKNNVTPDEHRLWKSLGEAWNLPRSLWPDTDSIPPYVPEFSDGWEPPVPEPTRNLERDHRERQSQRSSRTVPEQQPNSDPRSFPPIRANEQPHFMRVMYDFMARNSQELSIMKGEILLVLDKSRKWFRARNIREEEGFVPNNVLEPVEEEEEEHNIYQDLPPTLNRKSRPEDVKAWLQYKGFSKITVRCLGVLSGSLLLGMTRDEIKTVCPEEGGRVFFQLQAVKSSLALASENYGH comes from the exons ATGTATCGAGACCAGTACCACTCAGACGACACTGGAGGATACTCCCAGTCCAA TGGGTACAGTCCAGATGGTCCGGTAGCACAGAGGTCCGGCGGTATCTCTCGACCCAGCGCCAAGACCATATACC AACAGAGGAAGGAGTATGCAGAGTCCATGTTGAAACAGCCAGACAATTTCCAATACAGAGTGGAG CACCTGTTCACCTGCGGGCTTGACCAGAAGGAGGTGCGGAGCGTGGACGACTGTATCGCGAGGCTCAAGCTGCTGGACGCCAAGGGCCGGGTGTGGGGTCAGGACATGATCCTGCAGGTCAAGGACGGCAGCCTGCAGCTGACCGACATTGAGACCAAG GAGGAGCTGGAGTCCTTTTCTCTGGACAGTGTGCAGGAGTGCACAGCCGTGCTGCAGAGCTGCGTCTACAACTCCATCCTGACGGTGACGGTGCGAGAGCGCAGCAGGAGGGGCCGCAGCGTCTTCCTGTTCCAGTGCGAGGAGGTCGGG GCTGAGCACATTCAGAGCGACATGGAGAAGCTGCTCCAGGAGAAGAGAGACGGCCGAGGAGACCAGGACAACATCAG GAACAATCTTGAGAGCATGTTAGCCCAGCCAGCACCAGGGAGGTTCCAGGGAAAACCCCTGCCTCCCCCGCAGCCTGAGAACAGATGGTCCGGTCCGGATCAGTCCATCCCTTCCTGGGACGGCCTGGATTATG atgagTTCCCTAACTTTGACCAACACCCCCCCAGGGAGGAAGAGAGGAAGCGAGAGGAGCCTGAAATCGACATGGTCAAATCCCAGAGGAATATG GAGATCCTCAATCACGTGCTGAGTGATGTGGAGCTCTTCACCCAGCAGCTGAACGAAGGCGTGGCGGCTCAGAGCACCGGCAAGAAGGACAAGAAGAGCAAGAAGAAAAGCAAGAAAGAGAAAG GCGCTGCTGGGTTACCGTCACTCCAAGAGTTTGCCTCCTGTCTCCAGAAAATGAAATACGGATTCAATCTGCTG GGTAAGCTGGACGGTCGAATCCAAAACCCGAGTGCAAGCGATCTGGTCCACGTGCTCTTCCCAGCACTCAGCTTT ATCATGTCACACTGCCCCGAGCCCGACCTCCCCGCCTCCATCCTCAGCCCCCTGCTGATCCAGCCAGCCCTCGAGCTGCTGAAGAACAACGTCACTCCCGATGAGCACCGCCTCTGGAAATCCTTGGGGGAAGCTTGGAACCTGCCCAG atcaCTCTGGCCGGACACAGACTCGATCCCGCCCTACGTTCCAGAGTTTTCCGATGGGTGGGAACCCCCTGTTCCAGAACCGACACGGAACCTGGAACGGGATCACAGAGAACGTCAGAGCCAGAGAAGCAGCAGGACCGTCCCTGAGCAG CAACCAAATTCTGACCCGAGGAGCTTCCCACCTATCCG CGCCAACGAGCAGCCTCACTTCATGCGGGTGATGTACGACTTCATGGCCAGAAACAGCCAGGAGCTGAGCATCATGAAGGGGGAAATACTGCTG GTGCTGGATAAGAGCAGGAAGTGGTTTAGGGCGCGCAACATCAGAGAAGAGGAAGGCTTCGTTCCCAACAACGTGCTGGAGcctgtggaggaggaggaggaggagcacaACATCTACCAG GACCTGCCCCCGACTCTGAACAGGAAATCCAGGCCTGAGGATGTGAAAGCGTGGCTTCAGTACAAGGGCTTCTCCAAAAT TACGGTGCGTTGCCTGGGGGTGCTCAGCGGCTCCTTGCTCCTGGGGATGACCCGCGACGAGATCAAGACCGTCTGTCCAGAAGAGGGCGGTAGAGTGTTCTTCCAGCTGCAGGCAGTCAAGTCCTCCCTCGCG CTCGCCAGTGAAAACTACGGTCATTAA
- the LOC117965953 gene encoding glutathione S-transferase Mu 3-like, producing the protein MVMKLGYWDIRGLAQPIRLLLEYTGTQYEEKLYSCGEAPDYDKSCWFDEKPKIGMDFPNLPYLMDGDHKISQSNAILRYIARKHSMCGKTEEEMIRVDILENLAMDFRNGFVMLCYGPDYEKRRPGYVLQLPAMLKQYSQFLGDRKWFAGENISFVDFIMYELLDQHQMFEPKCLDEFKNLKEFHCRFEELEKIAAFMKSKNFIKTPVNNKMAQWGGKKE; encoded by the exons ATGGTCATGAAACTCGGTTACTGGGATATTCGTGGG CTGGCTCAGCCCATTCGACTGCTCCTGGAATACACCGGGACCCAGTATGAGGAGAAGCTCTACTCCTGCGGAGAAG CTCCAGACTACGATAAGAGCTGCTGGTTTGATGAGAAGCCCAAGATTGGAATGGATTTTCCCAAC CTCCCCTACTTGATGGACGGCGACCACAAGATCTCCCAGAGCAACGCCATCCTGAGGTACATCGCACGCAAGCACAGCATGT GTGGCAAGACGGAAGAGGAGATGATCCGGGTGGACATCTTGGAGAACCTGGCCATGGATTTCCGGAACGGCTTCGTGATGCTGTGCTACGGCCCTGACTAT GAGAAGAGGAGGCCGGGGTATGTGTTGCAGCTGCCTGCGATGCTGAAGCAGTACTCCCAGTTCCTGGGGGATCGGAAGTGGTTTGCAGGAGAGAAT ATCTCGTTTGTGGACTTCATCATGTACGAGCTCTTGGACCAGCACCAGATGTTCGAACCCAAATGCTTGGATGAATTCAAGAACCTGAAGGAATTCCACTGCAGGTTTGAG GAGTTGGAGAAGATTGCAGCCTTCATGAAATCCAAGAATTTCATAAAGACCCCGGTCAACAACAAGATGGCTCAGTGGGGCGGCAAGAAGGAATGA
- the LOC117966017 gene encoding AMP deaminase 2-like isoform X2: MSSSPIPVKQKAKAPFRKRASLQNTASPEQRGTPGLYPLTSQRSLPGSSLSLKHIDLRTSMDGKYKEIAEELFSRTLADSEMRSAPYEFPEDSPIEKLEERRQRLERQISQDVKLEPEILLRAKQDFMKIDSATDLEYLNEQSDTSLDHFPKERDLTLEREFQRVTISGEEMCGVPFTDLLDAAKCIVKALFIREKYMARSMQNFCRTTARYLRQLGEKPLDLSVYDEIPETPVSADAPVHPPVSTTHPYENWDPSTMPLDMGFGCKMVDGVMHVYSKSSQMDKSSELDLPYTDLQEYIADMNVLMALIINGPVKSFCYRRLQYLSSKFQMHILLNEMKELAAQKKVPHRDFYNIRKVDTHIHASSCMNQKHLLRFIKRAMKKYPEDIVHVEQGKGQTLSEVFETMNLTAFDLSVDTLDMHADRNTFHRFDKFNAKYNPIGESILREIFIKTDNHIEGKYFGHIIKEVMEDLEESKYQNVELRLSIYGRSRDEWDSLAKWAVKHKVHSNNVRWLVQVPRLFDVYRTKKQLANFQEMLENIFLPLFEATINPRSHPELHLFLQHVDGFDSVDDESKPEHHIFNLDSPLPANWTVEDNPPYSYYLYYMYANMTVLNHLRRRRGFHMFVLRPHCGEAGPIHHLISGFMLSENISHGLLLRKAPVLQYLYYLAQIGIAMSPLSNNSLFLSYHRNPLPEYLSRGLMVSLSTDDPLQFHFTKEPLMEEYSIAAQVWKLSSCDMCELARNSVLMSGFSHKVKSYWLGPNYYKEGPEGNDIRRTNVPDIRLGYRNETMCEELNLITQAVRTEELESIEEEEDSLSMAPLPGPR; this comes from the exons AGCAGCGAGGCACCCCCGGTTTATACCCGCTCACCTCCCAGAGATCACTCCCCGGGTCCTCCCTGTCCCTCAAGCACATCGACCTGCGCACCTCCATGGACGGGAAGTACAAGGAGATCGCGGAG GAGCTGTTCTCGCGCACGCTGGCGGACAGCGAGATGCGCAGCGCCCCTTATGAGTTCCCGGAGGACAGTCCCATCGAGAAGCTGGAGGAGCGCAGGCAGCGTCTGGAGAGACAGATCAGCCAGGACGTGAA ATTAGAGCCAGAGATTTTGCTCAGAGCCAAGCAAGACTTCATGAAAATCGACAGCGCCACTGACCTGGA GTACTTAAATGAGCAAAGTGACACTTCCTTGGATCACTTCCCGAAGGAGAGGGACCTCACTCTGGAGCGCGAGTTCCAGCGCGTCACTATATCCGGGGAGGAGATGTGTGGG GTTCCCTTCACAGACCTGCTGGACGCTGCAAAGTGCATCGTGAAGGCCCTGTTCATCAGGGAGAAGTACATGGCTCGGTCCATGCAGAACTTCTGCAGGACCACGGCGCGCTACCTGCGGCAGCTGGGGGAGAAGCCGCTGGACCTGAGCGTGTACGACGAGATCCCCGAGACACCCGTCTCTGCAG ATGCTCCGGTGCACCCCCCTGTGTCGACGACGCACCCCTACGAAAACTGGGACCCCAGCACCATGCCCCTCGACATGGGCTTCGGCTGCAAGATGGTGGACGGGGTCATGCACGTCTACAGCAAGTCCAGCCAGATGGATAA GAGCTCAGAGCTGGACCTGCCCTACACCGATCTTCAGGAGTACATCGCTGACATGAACGTGCTGATGGCTTTAATCATCAACGGACCCGT gaAGTCGTTCTGTTACCGGCGGCTGCAGTACCTGAGCTCCAAGTTCCAGATGCACATCCTGCTGAACGAGATGAAGGAGCTGGCCGCGCAGAAGAAGGTGCCACACCGAGACTTCTACAACATCCGCAAG gTGGACACTCACATCCACGCCTCGTCCTGCATGAACCAGAAGCACCTGCTGCGTTTCATCAAGAGGGCCATGAAGAAGTACCCCGAGGACATCGTGCACGTGGAGCAGGGCAAGGGCCAGACCCTGTCTGAGGTGTTCGAGACCATGAACCTGACCGCCTTCGACCTGAGCGTGGACACCCTGGACATGCACGCG GATCGCAACACTTTCCACCGCTTCGATAAATTCAACGCCAAGTACAACCCGATCGGAGAGTCAATTCTCAGGGAGATCTTCATCAAGACAGACAACCACATCGAGGGCAAATACTTCGGACACATCATCAAG GAGGTGATGGAGGACCTGGAGGAAAGCAAATACCAGAACGTGGAGCTGCGCCTGTCCATCTACGGCCGCTCTCGGGACGAGTGGGACAGTCTGGCCAAGTGGGCGGTCAAGCACAAGGTGCACTCGAACAACGTGCGCTGGCTGGTGCAGGTGCCTCGCCTCTT CGATGTCTACCGCACCAAGAAACAGCTGGCCAACTTCCAGGAGATGCTGGAGAACATCTTCCTCCCTCTGTTTGAGGCAACGATCAACCCCCGCAGCCACCCAGAGCTGCACCTCTTCCTGCAGCAC GTGGACGGGTTTGACAGCGTGGACGACGAGTCCAAACCAGAACACCACATCTTCAACTTGGACAGCCCCCTGCCGGCCAACTGGACAGTGGAGGACAACCCCCCCTACTCCTACTACCTGTACTACATGTACGCCAACATGACGGTGCTCAACCACCTGCGCAG GAGGCGGGGTTTCCACATGTTTGTGCTCCGCCCTCACTGTGGGGAGGCGGGGCCTATCCACCACCTCATCTCCGGGTTCATGCTGTCGGAGAACATCTCCCACGGGTTGCTGCTGCGCAAG GCTCCTGTGCTGCAGTACCTCTACTACCTGGCTCAGATCGGGATCGCCATGTCGCCGCTTAGCAACAACAGCCTGTTCCTGAGTTACCATAGAAACCCCCTCCCAGAATACCTCTCCCGAGGCCTCATGGTGTCGCTCTCCACTGACGACCCGCTCCAGTTCCACTTCACCAAG GAGCCGCTGATGGAGGAGTATAGCATCGCCGCTCAGGTGTGGAAGCTGAGCTCCTGTGACATGTGTGAGCTGGCCAGAAACAGCGTGCTAATGAGTGGCTTCTCACACAAG GTGAAGAGTTACTGGCTGGGCCCCAACTACTACAAAGAGGGTCCTGAAGGGAACGATATCCGGCGCACCAACGTACCGGATATCCGACTGGGGTATCGCAACGAGACCATGTGCGAGGAGCTGAACCTGATCACACAGGCCGTGCGGACAGAGGAGCTGGAGAGCatcgaggaggaggaggactcCCTGTCCATGGCACCGCTGCCCGGGCCACGATAA
- the LOC117966017 gene encoding AMP deaminase 2-like isoform X3 — MAEQRGTPGLYPLTSQRSLPGSSLSLKHIDLRTSMDGKYKEIAEELFSRTLADSEMRSAPYEFPEDSPIEKLEERRQRLERQISQDVKLEPEILLRAKQDFMKIDSATDLEYLNEQSDTSLDHFPKERDLTLEREFQRVTISGEEMCGVPFTDLLDAAKCIVKALFIREKYMARSMQNFCRTTARYLRQLGEKPLDLSVYDEIPETPVSADAPVHPPVSTTHPYENWDPSTMPLDMGFGCKMVDGVMHVYSKSSQMDKSSELDLPYTDLQEYIADMNVLMALIINGPVKSFCYRRLQYLSSKFQMHILLNEMKELAAQKKVPHRDFYNIRKVDTHIHASSCMNQKHLLRFIKRAMKKYPEDIVHVEQGKGQTLSEVFETMNLTAFDLSVDTLDMHADRNTFHRFDKFNAKYNPIGESILREIFIKTDNHIEGKYFGHIIKEVMEDLEESKYQNVELRLSIYGRSRDEWDSLAKWAVKHKVHSNNVRWLVQVPRLFDVYRTKKQLANFQEMLENIFLPLFEATINPRSHPELHLFLQHVDGFDSVDDESKPEHHIFNLDSPLPANWTVEDNPPYSYYLYYMYANMTVLNHLRRRRGFHMFVLRPHCGEAGPIHHLISGFMLSENISHGLLLRKAPVLQYLYYLAQIGIAMSPLSNNSLFLSYHRNPLPEYLSRGLMVSLSTDDPLQFHFTKEPLMEEYSIAAQVWKLSSCDMCELARNSVLMSGFSHKVKSYWLGPNYYKEGPEGNDIRRTNVPDIRLGYRNETMCEELNLITQAVRTEELESIEEEEDSLSMAPLPGPR, encoded by the exons AGCAGCGAGGCACCCCCGGTTTATACCCGCTCACCTCCCAGAGATCACTCCCCGGGTCCTCCCTGTCCCTCAAGCACATCGACCTGCGCACCTCCATGGACGGGAAGTACAAGGAGATCGCGGAG GAGCTGTTCTCGCGCACGCTGGCGGACAGCGAGATGCGCAGCGCCCCTTATGAGTTCCCGGAGGACAGTCCCATCGAGAAGCTGGAGGAGCGCAGGCAGCGTCTGGAGAGACAGATCAGCCAGGACGTGAA ATTAGAGCCAGAGATTTTGCTCAGAGCCAAGCAAGACTTCATGAAAATCGACAGCGCCACTGACCTGGA GTACTTAAATGAGCAAAGTGACACTTCCTTGGATCACTTCCCGAAGGAGAGGGACCTCACTCTGGAGCGCGAGTTCCAGCGCGTCACTATATCCGGGGAGGAGATGTGTGGG GTTCCCTTCACAGACCTGCTGGACGCTGCAAAGTGCATCGTGAAGGCCCTGTTCATCAGGGAGAAGTACATGGCTCGGTCCATGCAGAACTTCTGCAGGACCACGGCGCGCTACCTGCGGCAGCTGGGGGAGAAGCCGCTGGACCTGAGCGTGTACGACGAGATCCCCGAGACACCCGTCTCTGCAG ATGCTCCGGTGCACCCCCCTGTGTCGACGACGCACCCCTACGAAAACTGGGACCCCAGCACCATGCCCCTCGACATGGGCTTCGGCTGCAAGATGGTGGACGGGGTCATGCACGTCTACAGCAAGTCCAGCCAGATGGATAA GAGCTCAGAGCTGGACCTGCCCTACACCGATCTTCAGGAGTACATCGCTGACATGAACGTGCTGATGGCTTTAATCATCAACGGACCCGT gaAGTCGTTCTGTTACCGGCGGCTGCAGTACCTGAGCTCCAAGTTCCAGATGCACATCCTGCTGAACGAGATGAAGGAGCTGGCCGCGCAGAAGAAGGTGCCACACCGAGACTTCTACAACATCCGCAAG gTGGACACTCACATCCACGCCTCGTCCTGCATGAACCAGAAGCACCTGCTGCGTTTCATCAAGAGGGCCATGAAGAAGTACCCCGAGGACATCGTGCACGTGGAGCAGGGCAAGGGCCAGACCCTGTCTGAGGTGTTCGAGACCATGAACCTGACCGCCTTCGACCTGAGCGTGGACACCCTGGACATGCACGCG GATCGCAACACTTTCCACCGCTTCGATAAATTCAACGCCAAGTACAACCCGATCGGAGAGTCAATTCTCAGGGAGATCTTCATCAAGACAGACAACCACATCGAGGGCAAATACTTCGGACACATCATCAAG GAGGTGATGGAGGACCTGGAGGAAAGCAAATACCAGAACGTGGAGCTGCGCCTGTCCATCTACGGCCGCTCTCGGGACGAGTGGGACAGTCTGGCCAAGTGGGCGGTCAAGCACAAGGTGCACTCGAACAACGTGCGCTGGCTGGTGCAGGTGCCTCGCCTCTT CGATGTCTACCGCACCAAGAAACAGCTGGCCAACTTCCAGGAGATGCTGGAGAACATCTTCCTCCCTCTGTTTGAGGCAACGATCAACCCCCGCAGCCACCCAGAGCTGCACCTCTTCCTGCAGCAC GTGGACGGGTTTGACAGCGTGGACGACGAGTCCAAACCAGAACACCACATCTTCAACTTGGACAGCCCCCTGCCGGCCAACTGGACAGTGGAGGACAACCCCCCCTACTCCTACTACCTGTACTACATGTACGCCAACATGACGGTGCTCAACCACCTGCGCAG GAGGCGGGGTTTCCACATGTTTGTGCTCCGCCCTCACTGTGGGGAGGCGGGGCCTATCCACCACCTCATCTCCGGGTTCATGCTGTCGGAGAACATCTCCCACGGGTTGCTGCTGCGCAAG GCTCCTGTGCTGCAGTACCTCTACTACCTGGCTCAGATCGGGATCGCCATGTCGCCGCTTAGCAACAACAGCCTGTTCCTGAGTTACCATAGAAACCCCCTCCCAGAATACCTCTCCCGAGGCCTCATGGTGTCGCTCTCCACTGACGACCCGCTCCAGTTCCACTTCACCAAG GAGCCGCTGATGGAGGAGTATAGCATCGCCGCTCAGGTGTGGAAGCTGAGCTCCTGTGACATGTGTGAGCTGGCCAGAAACAGCGTGCTAATGAGTGGCTTCTCACACAAG GTGAAGAGTTACTGGCTGGGCCCCAACTACTACAAAGAGGGTCCTGAAGGGAACGATATCCGGCGCACCAACGTACCGGATATCCGACTGGGGTATCGCAACGAGACCATGTGCGAGGAGCTGAACCTGATCACACAGGCCGTGCGGACAGAGGAGCTGGAGAGCatcgaggaggaggaggactcCCTGTCCATGGCACCGCTGCCCGGGCCACGATAA
- the LOC117966017 gene encoding AMP deaminase 2-like isoform X4 has protein sequence MDGKYKEIAEELFSRTLADSEMRSAPYEFPEDSPIEKLEERRQRLERQISQDVKLEPEILLRAKQDFMKIDSATDLEYLNEQSDTSLDHFPKERDLTLEREFQRVTISGEEMCGVPFTDLLDAAKCIVKALFIREKYMARSMQNFCRTTARYLRQLGEKPLDLSVYDEIPETPVSADAPVHPPVSTTHPYENWDPSTMPLDMGFGCKMVDGVMHVYSKSSQMDKSSELDLPYTDLQEYIADMNVLMALIINGPVKSFCYRRLQYLSSKFQMHILLNEMKELAAQKKVPHRDFYNIRKVDTHIHASSCMNQKHLLRFIKRAMKKYPEDIVHVEQGKGQTLSEVFETMNLTAFDLSVDTLDMHADRNTFHRFDKFNAKYNPIGESILREIFIKTDNHIEGKYFGHIIKEVMEDLEESKYQNVELRLSIYGRSRDEWDSLAKWAVKHKVHSNNVRWLVQVPRLFDVYRTKKQLANFQEMLENIFLPLFEATINPRSHPELHLFLQHVDGFDSVDDESKPEHHIFNLDSPLPANWTVEDNPPYSYYLYYMYANMTVLNHLRRRRGFHMFVLRPHCGEAGPIHHLISGFMLSENISHGLLLRKAPVLQYLYYLAQIGIAMSPLSNNSLFLSYHRNPLPEYLSRGLMVSLSTDDPLQFHFTKEPLMEEYSIAAQVWKLSSCDMCELARNSVLMSGFSHKVKSYWLGPNYYKEGPEGNDIRRTNVPDIRLGYRNETMCEELNLITQAVRTEELESIEEEEDSLSMAPLPGPR, from the exons ATGGACGGGAAGTACAAGGAGATCGCGGAG GAGCTGTTCTCGCGCACGCTGGCGGACAGCGAGATGCGCAGCGCCCCTTATGAGTTCCCGGAGGACAGTCCCATCGAGAAGCTGGAGGAGCGCAGGCAGCGTCTGGAGAGACAGATCAGCCAGGACGTGAA ATTAGAGCCAGAGATTTTGCTCAGAGCCAAGCAAGACTTCATGAAAATCGACAGCGCCACTGACCTGGA GTACTTAAATGAGCAAAGTGACACTTCCTTGGATCACTTCCCGAAGGAGAGGGACCTCACTCTGGAGCGCGAGTTCCAGCGCGTCACTATATCCGGGGAGGAGATGTGTGGG GTTCCCTTCACAGACCTGCTGGACGCTGCAAAGTGCATCGTGAAGGCCCTGTTCATCAGGGAGAAGTACATGGCTCGGTCCATGCAGAACTTCTGCAGGACCACGGCGCGCTACCTGCGGCAGCTGGGGGAGAAGCCGCTGGACCTGAGCGTGTACGACGAGATCCCCGAGACACCCGTCTCTGCAG ATGCTCCGGTGCACCCCCCTGTGTCGACGACGCACCCCTACGAAAACTGGGACCCCAGCACCATGCCCCTCGACATGGGCTTCGGCTGCAAGATGGTGGACGGGGTCATGCACGTCTACAGCAAGTCCAGCCAGATGGATAA GAGCTCAGAGCTGGACCTGCCCTACACCGATCTTCAGGAGTACATCGCTGACATGAACGTGCTGATGGCTTTAATCATCAACGGACCCGT gaAGTCGTTCTGTTACCGGCGGCTGCAGTACCTGAGCTCCAAGTTCCAGATGCACATCCTGCTGAACGAGATGAAGGAGCTGGCCGCGCAGAAGAAGGTGCCACACCGAGACTTCTACAACATCCGCAAG gTGGACACTCACATCCACGCCTCGTCCTGCATGAACCAGAAGCACCTGCTGCGTTTCATCAAGAGGGCCATGAAGAAGTACCCCGAGGACATCGTGCACGTGGAGCAGGGCAAGGGCCAGACCCTGTCTGAGGTGTTCGAGACCATGAACCTGACCGCCTTCGACCTGAGCGTGGACACCCTGGACATGCACGCG GATCGCAACACTTTCCACCGCTTCGATAAATTCAACGCCAAGTACAACCCGATCGGAGAGTCAATTCTCAGGGAGATCTTCATCAAGACAGACAACCACATCGAGGGCAAATACTTCGGACACATCATCAAG GAGGTGATGGAGGACCTGGAGGAAAGCAAATACCAGAACGTGGAGCTGCGCCTGTCCATCTACGGCCGCTCTCGGGACGAGTGGGACAGTCTGGCCAAGTGGGCGGTCAAGCACAAGGTGCACTCGAACAACGTGCGCTGGCTGGTGCAGGTGCCTCGCCTCTT CGATGTCTACCGCACCAAGAAACAGCTGGCCAACTTCCAGGAGATGCTGGAGAACATCTTCCTCCCTCTGTTTGAGGCAACGATCAACCCCCGCAGCCACCCAGAGCTGCACCTCTTCCTGCAGCAC GTGGACGGGTTTGACAGCGTGGACGACGAGTCCAAACCAGAACACCACATCTTCAACTTGGACAGCCCCCTGCCGGCCAACTGGACAGTGGAGGACAACCCCCCCTACTCCTACTACCTGTACTACATGTACGCCAACATGACGGTGCTCAACCACCTGCGCAG GAGGCGGGGTTTCCACATGTTTGTGCTCCGCCCTCACTGTGGGGAGGCGGGGCCTATCCACCACCTCATCTCCGGGTTCATGCTGTCGGAGAACATCTCCCACGGGTTGCTGCTGCGCAAG GCTCCTGTGCTGCAGTACCTCTACTACCTGGCTCAGATCGGGATCGCCATGTCGCCGCTTAGCAACAACAGCCTGTTCCTGAGTTACCATAGAAACCCCCTCCCAGAATACCTCTCCCGAGGCCTCATGGTGTCGCTCTCCACTGACGACCCGCTCCAGTTCCACTTCACCAAG GAGCCGCTGATGGAGGAGTATAGCATCGCCGCTCAGGTGTGGAAGCTGAGCTCCTGTGACATGTGTGAGCTGGCCAGAAACAGCGTGCTAATGAGTGGCTTCTCACACAAG GTGAAGAGTTACTGGCTGGGCCCCAACTACTACAAAGAGGGTCCTGAAGGGAACGATATCCGGCGCACCAACGTACCGGATATCCGACTGGGGTATCGCAACGAGACCATGTGCGAGGAGCTGAACCTGATCACACAGGCCGTGCGGACAGAGGAGCTGGAGAGCatcgaggaggaggaggactcCCTGTCCATGGCACCGCTGCCCGGGCCACGATAA